A genome region from Mercenaria mercenaria strain notata chromosome 11, MADL_Memer_1, whole genome shotgun sequence includes the following:
- the LOC128546879 gene encoding asialoglycoprotein receptor 1-like: MLVVIILVASGIFNSAFSRPSCQSAFDYERHVLRKLVEFMDAISTTKDGIEGTESSDTTCPDMWVPFQGSCYLFANQSVIYSEAERFCQQHESHLVHVDNVHENNFLQDMMRYHLRGNFYHCEYCYYNEPEVIKIRL; the protein is encoded by the exons ATGCTCGTTGTGATCATTCTTGTAGCTAGTGGGATTTTCAATTCCGCATTTTCTCGCCCGTCTTGTCAAAGTGCTTTTGATTATGAGCGTCACGTGCTAAGAAAACTAGTCGAGTTTATGGATGCAATATCCACTACTAAAGATGGCATTGAAG GTACAGAGTCTAGTGATACAACGTGTCCAGATATGTGGGTGCCTTTCCAAGGATCATGTTACCTCTTCGCAAATCAAAGTGTTATTTATTCGGAAGCAGAG CGATTTTGCCAACAACACGAATCCCACTTGGTGCACGTGGACAATGtacatgaaaacaattttcttcaAGACATGATGCGCTATCACTTGAGAGGTAACTTTTACCATTGTGAATACTGTTATTATAATGAGCCGGAGGTAATAAAAATCAGACTATAA